A genomic window from Paraburkholderia phytofirmans OLGA172 includes:
- a CDS encoding IS110 family transposase: MPKDRTRSKPSGLPIIHPFAAGIDIGSRFHVVAVSPDLCDEPVQTFQAFTSDLQRMADWLVATGTKTVVMESTGVYWVAAYEVLESRGLEVVLANAREARAVPGRKSDVNDAQWLQRLHACGLLRASFRPGRDIAELRAYLRCRERHTDYAAAHIQHMQKALTFMNIQLHHVITDITGVTGMRIVRAIVAGERDPDRLAAMRDVRCKESLETIRSALVGNYQPEHVFALKQALALYDFYQRCIDECDVEIERAVAILNIAHPIPDAPLPKAKHRSKLPSDPNFDVRTAMYQLAGTDLTQIHGIGPFLALRLIGECGTDLSRWPTAKHFTSWLTLSPGCKISGGKVLSSHTRKTSSRITVALRLAAVTVGRSNTALGAFYRRLAGRIGNAKAVTATARKIAVLFYNAMRYGMDYRDPGADHYEQQYRDRVIKQLHRRAAQFGYSLQPQDSPA; encoded by the coding sequence ATGCCAAAAGACCGAACACGATCCAAGCCCTCAGGGTTGCCGATCATTCATCCGTTTGCAGCCGGTATTGATATCGGTTCACGGTTCCATGTTGTCGCCGTGAGTCCAGATCTGTGCGACGAGCCGGTGCAGACATTCCAGGCATTTACGAGCGATTTGCAACGCATGGCGGACTGGCTCGTCGCGACCGGCACAAAGACGGTTGTGATGGAATCGACCGGCGTGTACTGGGTCGCCGCCTACGAGGTGCTGGAGTCCCGGGGCCTTGAAGTCGTTCTTGCCAATGCACGCGAGGCGCGCGCAGTCCCTGGAAGAAAGAGTGATGTCAACGACGCACAATGGCTGCAGCGACTGCACGCGTGTGGGCTACTACGGGCAAGTTTCCGGCCTGGGCGCGACATCGCGGAATTACGCGCATACCTGCGTTGCCGCGAAAGGCATACTGACTATGCCGCCGCGCATATCCAGCACATGCAGAAAGCGCTGACCTTCATGAATATCCAGTTGCACCACGTGATCACGGATATCACGGGCGTCACTGGAATGCGGATCGTCCGCGCGATCGTCGCCGGCGAACGCGATCCAGACCGGCTGGCGGCGATGCGCGACGTCCGCTGCAAGGAAAGCCTTGAGACCATTCGTAGTGCACTGGTGGGCAACTACCAGCCCGAGCACGTATTCGCCTTGAAGCAGGCGCTTGCGCTGTATGACTTTTACCAGCGGTGTATCGACGAGTGCGATGTTGAGATCGAACGCGCTGTCGCGATTCTCAATATCGCTCACCCGATTCCGGATGCGCCGTTGCCGAAGGCGAAGCATCGCAGCAAGCTGCCCAGCGATCCCAACTTTGATGTGCGCACGGCCATGTACCAACTGGCGGGGACCGACCTGACGCAAATTCACGGCATCGGCCCATTCCTTGCACTGCGCCTGATTGGCGAATGTGGAACGGACTTGAGCCGATGGCCAACCGCCAAACATTTCACTTCATGGCTCACGCTTTCGCCCGGCTGCAAGATCAGCGGTGGCAAGGTGCTGTCATCGCACACGCGCAAAACAAGCAGTCGCATCACAGTCGCCCTGAGGCTTGCGGCGGTGACCGTTGGAAGAAGCAATACCGCGCTTGGTGCATTCTACCGGCGCCTCGCCGGGCGCATCGGCAACGCCAAGGCCGTGACCGCGACGGCGCGCAAGATCGCTGTCCTGTTTTATAACGCGATGCGCTATGGCATGGACTATCGCGACCCGGGTGCGGATCATTACGAGCAGCAGTACAGGGACCGCGTCATCAAACAGCTTCATCGCCGCGCGGCGCAATTTGGGTATTCACTGCAACCTCAGGACTCGCCAGCGTGA
- a CDS encoding LysE family translocator, translated as MPASTAIVTILAALLLGAMSPGPSFVIVARNAIGLSRGDGLATAAGMGIGGVFFSGIALLGLYTLLATVEWLYVGLKVAGGLYLVYLASKIWRGAAKPLAFDATQAAATNVRKSFWIGLSTQLSNPKTAVYYGSIFAALLPQHPPVWCYFALPPAIFAIEAGWYTVVALCFSSKRPREIYLQWKAWIDRVAASAVAALGLRLILTAHKVGI; from the coding sequence ATGCCCGCCTCGACAGCCATCGTCACCATCCTGGCCGCACTGCTGCTCGGCGCCATGAGCCCCGGACCGAGCTTCGTCATCGTTGCCCGCAATGCAATCGGACTCTCGCGCGGCGACGGCCTCGCAACAGCCGCCGGCATGGGCATCGGCGGCGTGTTCTTCAGCGGCATCGCCTTGCTCGGTCTATACACCTTGCTGGCGACGGTAGAGTGGCTGTACGTCGGCTTGAAGGTGGCCGGTGGCCTTTATCTGGTCTACCTTGCGTCGAAGATATGGCGCGGTGCGGCTAAACCACTCGCGTTCGACGCCACGCAAGCCGCCGCTACCAACGTGCGTAAGTCCTTCTGGATCGGTTTGAGCACACAACTCAGCAATCCGAAAACCGCGGTCTACTACGGCAGTATCTTCGCGGCCTTGCTTCCGCAACATCCGCCGGTGTGGTGCTACTTTGCATTGCCCCCCGCGATCTTCGCCATTGAAGCCGGCTGGTACACCGTGGTCGCGTTGTGCTTTTCGAGCAAACGGCCGCGCGAAATCTATCTGCAATGGAAGGCCTGGATCGATCGCGTCGCCGCAAGCGCAGTCGCTGCACTCGGTTTACGTCTGATCCTGACAGCGCATAAAGTGGGTATCTGA
- a CDS encoding cold-shock protein — protein MDTGTVKWFNDSKGFGFITPDKGGDDLFAHFSEISGDGFKTLAENQKVSFETKQGPKGLQAANIKPM, from the coding sequence ATGGATACCGGTACCGTTAAGTGGTTCAACGACAGCAAAGGCTTTGGCTTCATCACCCCGGACAAGGGCGGCGACGACCTGTTCGCGCACTTCTCCGAAATCAGCGGCGACGGCTTCAAGACGCTGGCTGAAAATCAGAAGGTGAGCTTCGAAACGAAGCAAGGCCCGAAGGGTCTGCAAGCGGCTAACATCAAGCCGATGTAA
- a CDS encoding acyl-CoA synthetase, with protein MKHMFEEGLERREANYVPLTPIDFIVRAAEVYGERPAVVHGEIRRNWRETYGRARRLASALQQAGIERGDTVAALLPNIPPMIEAHFGVPMAGAVLNTLNTRLDVSSLLFMLRHGEAKALIVDTEYSEFAHRAALEFPELRVISVADAMPADADKFIRATDYEAFLQTGDPEFVWTLPADEWDAIALNYTSGTTGDPKGVVYHHRGAYLNALSNILEWDMPKHAVYLWTLPLFHCNGWCFPWTVAARAGVNVCLRKFDAKTVFDLIRREGITHYCGAPIVQSALANAPAEWREGITHRVSTMVAGAAPAPAVIAKMKEIGFDLTHVYGLTETYGPAAVCAKQAEWEMLDDNARAEMNARQGVRYHLQAAVTVLDPDTLEPVPDDGETLGEIMFRGNICMKGYLKNERATEATFRGGWFHTGDLGVRMPDGYIRIRDRSKDIIISGGENISSIEVEDTLYRHPAVSVAAVVAMADPKWGEVPCAFVELKEGAQVSAEEIIAHCRLFLAGYKLPKAVRFGELPKTSTGKIQKFELRARIKAEESK; from the coding sequence ATGAAGCACATGTTCGAAGAAGGCCTTGAGCGGCGCGAGGCCAATTATGTCCCGCTGACACCCATCGATTTCATCGTACGCGCAGCGGAAGTCTACGGTGAGCGGCCGGCGGTCGTCCATGGGGAGATTCGCCGTAACTGGCGCGAGACCTACGGGCGCGCGCGGCGTCTGGCCAGCGCGTTGCAGCAGGCCGGCATAGAACGCGGCGACACGGTTGCTGCGTTGCTGCCGAATATTCCTCCGATGATAGAAGCGCATTTCGGTGTGCCGATGGCCGGGGCCGTGCTCAATACGCTGAATACGCGGCTCGACGTGTCGTCGCTGCTGTTCATGCTGCGCCATGGCGAGGCGAAGGCGCTGATCGTCGACACGGAGTACAGCGAGTTCGCGCACCGGGCGGCGCTGGAATTTCCCGAGTTACGCGTGATCAGCGTGGCAGATGCGATGCCCGCCGACGCGGACAAGTTCATCCGCGCGACCGACTATGAAGCGTTCCTGCAAACTGGCGACCCAGAGTTCGTCTGGACTTTACCTGCCGACGAGTGGGACGCTATCGCGCTGAACTACACCTCGGGCACGACCGGTGACCCGAAGGGCGTGGTCTACCACCATCGCGGCGCGTATCTGAATGCGCTTAGCAATATCCTCGAATGGGATATGCCGAAACATGCAGTCTACCTATGGACCTTGCCGCTCTTTCACTGCAACGGCTGGTGTTTCCCGTGGACCGTCGCCGCACGTGCGGGCGTCAACGTCTGTCTGCGCAAATTCGACGCGAAGACGGTGTTCGACCTGATTCGCCGCGAAGGCATCACGCACTATTGCGGCGCGCCGATTGTGCAAAGCGCGCTTGCGAATGCGCCCGCCGAATGGCGCGAGGGCATCACGCATCGCGTGTCGACGATGGTGGCGGGCGCGGCGCCCGCACCGGCGGTCATCGCCAAGATGAAGGAGATCGGTTTCGATCTGACGCACGTGTACGGGCTCACCGAGACCTACGGCCCGGCCGCGGTCTGCGCGAAACAGGCGGAATGGGAAATGCTCGACGACAACGCGCGTGCCGAAATGAATGCACGGCAAGGCGTGCGCTATCACTTGCAGGCAGCCGTGACGGTGCTCGACCCGGACACGCTCGAGCCGGTGCCTGATGACGGCGAAACGCTCGGCGAGATCATGTTCCGCGGCAATATCTGCATGAAGGGGTATCTGAAGAACGAGCGCGCCACGGAAGCGACCTTCCGCGGCGGCTGGTTCCACACCGGGGACCTCGGCGTGCGGATGCCTGACGGCTATATCCGTATCCGCGATCGCAGCAAGGACATCATCATTTCGGGTGGCGAGAACATCTCGAGCATCGAGGTGGAAGACACGCTGTACCGTCATCCTGCGGTGTCGGTCGCCGCCGTGGTGGCGATGGCCGATCCGAAATGGGGTGAGGTGCCATGTGCTTTCGTCGAGCTCAAGGAGGGCGCTCAGGTAAGCGCAGAAGAGATCATCGCGCACTGCCGGCTGTTTCTTGCGGGATACAAGTTGCCAAAGGCGGTGCGCTTTGGCGAATTGCCGAAGACGTCGACCGGAAAAATTCAGAAGTTCGAACTGCGCGCGCGGATCAAGGCGGAAGAATCCAAATAG